The genomic window GGTGTTATTGATGACCACAAAAGTGCTGCTGGTGGAACAGTTCCATTCTTAAAAATCACAAATGATATAGCACTAGCAGTTGACCAATTGGGTACAAGAAAAGGTGCAATTGCCGTTTATCTTGAACCTTGGCACATGGATATAGTTGACTTTATTGACTTAAAGAAAAACTCTGGTGAAGAAAGAAGAAGAGCTCACGATTTATTCCCTGCTTTATGGATAACTGATTTATTTATGGAGAGAGTTTTAGAAGATGCTCATTGGACTTTATTTGACCCTTATGAAGTAAAAGACTTAAGTGAGTGTTATGGTGATGAATTCAAAGTAAAATATATTGCTTATGAAAATGATGAGTCTATTACAAAAAATGTGATGAAAGCAAAAGATTTATGGAAAAAAGTTTTAACTTCATATTTTGAATCTGGAAGTCCATTCTTATGTTTCAAAGATACAGCAAATAGAGCAAATCCAAATTCGCATGTTGGACATATTAGAAGCTCAAATCTTTGTACAGAGATTTTCCAAAATACAAATCCAAACTATTACAAAATCAGACTTGAGTTTGTAGATGGAACAGTTTCTACTTATGAAGAAGAAGAGTTAATTGTTGTTGATGGTGGAATCACTAAAAAAGCAAATAAAGTTTCTGCTCTTGATAGTATTAATGGAAAAAGAGTATTTATTGTTGAAAAAGAAAAAATTGATGGAGATACAGCTGTTTGTAACTTAGCTTCTGTAAATCTTTCAAGAATTAATACAAAAGAAGATATTGAAAGAGTTGTTCCAATAGCTATTAGAATGCTTGATAATGTTATTGATTTAAATTTCTATCCATTAAGAAAAGTAAAAGCTACAAACCTAAAATCAAGAAGTATTGGTTTAGGTGTTATGGGTGAAGCTGAAATGTTAGCTGAATACAAACTTGTTTGGGGTTCAAATGAACACTTCAAAAAAATCGACCAAATTATGGAAGCAATTTCATATAATGCAATCAAATCAAGTTCAAATATAGCAATAGAAAAAGGTATTTACCCTACTTTTGAGGGTTCTAAATGGTCTTTAGGAATTATGCCACATGACCACGCTCCTCAAGCTGTAAATGCACTTGTAAATAAAGATTTATTTGATGCTTCTTACGATTGGGATGAATTAAGAGCAAAAGTTAAAAAAGATGGAATGAGAAATGGTTATTTAATGGCCGTTGCTCCAACTTCATCTATTTCAATTCTTGTAGGAACTACACAAGCAATAGAACCAGTTTACAAAAGAAAATGGTTTGAAGAGAACTTATCAGGATTAATTCCAGTTGTTGTTCCAAAACTAAGTCCTGAAACTTGGAATTATTATACTCCTGCTTTTGAAATTGACCAATTACAAGTAATTAAAGCAGCCGCAATTAGACAAAAATGGATAGACCAAGGTCAATCAACAAATATTTTCATGAGCTTAGATAAAGCAAGTGGAAAACATCTACATGAAATCTATACATTAGCTTGGAAATTAGGACTTAAATCAACATATTATTTAAGAAGCCAATCACCAGAAGCAAAAAATGATGTAGAAGACAGATCTATGGAGTGTAGCGGTTGTCAATAAGATAACCTTACATTCTATCAATACAAACAATTAAATTTATATAATAAAATCTTAGAAAAAAGCAGAGGACTCCAAATGGAAAGAAAAACTAGTTATAACCCTGATTCTAAAGAGAGTTTAAACGATAGAAGAGTTTTTGGTGGAAATAGTGATGGAATGATTAATTTTACTAAAATGAAATATCAATGGGCTTTAAATCTTTGGGATACAATGGAAGCAAATACTTGGTTTCCAAGAGAAGTTCAAATGACAGGTGATGCAAAAGATTATAAATATCTAACAGAGCCTGAAAAAAGAATGTATGATTTAGTTTTATCTCAACTTATTTTTATGGATTCATTACAAACAAATAACCTAATGGATAATATAAATCCATATATCACAGCTCCTGAAATAAATGCTTGTTTAGCAAGACAATCTTATGAAGAAGCAAATCACAGTAAATCATATGCAGTTATGGTTGAGTCTATTTCTGATAACACAGACTTGATTTATGATATGTGGAAAAATGATGTAAAACTAAGAGAAAAAAACAACTACATTGCAGCTGTTTATAAAGACCTTTCAGGTGAAATCACAGATGAAAAAATCGTTTTAGCACTTTTCGCAAATCAGATTTTAGAGGGATTATATTTTTATGCTGGATTTGCAGCTATGTATGCCCTTGGAAAATCAGGAAAAATGCTTGGAAGTTCACAAATGATTAGATTCATCCAAAGAGATGAAGTTACTCACCTTTTACTTTTCCAAAACATGATAAATTCAGTTAGAAAAGAGAGACCAGAACTATTCACAGCCCAACTTGAAGAGACTGTAAGAGGAATGTTCAGAAAAGCCGTAGAACTAGAATCAGCTTGGGGTTCATATATCACTCAAGGTCAAATCCTAGGTTTCACAGATGGAATCATAAAACAATATATTCAATATCTTGCAGATAAAAGATTAGATGCAGTTGGATATAAACCAGAATACAACGTAAAACACCCTATTCCATGGGTTGATGGTTATGCAAGTTTCAATGACCAAAGAACAAACTTCTTCGAAGGTAATGTAGTTAACTACAGTAAAGGTTCAATCGACTTCGACGATTTTTAATAGTTCTTTTACACAATCTCAGCGTTGGAGCAATTTTTTTACTCAGTCACATACTGATTGTATGCTCCCTCGCAAAAAAATCACTCCGCCTTGACCTTGAATAAAATAACTATTAAAAAATTAAATTAGCCCATTTTCTACAATATATTTCTTTCCTTCATCATTAACTTTATAGATGTATTGCTGTTTATTAGGACTGTATTCATTTGTTAAGAGTCTTTTTGCAATTAAATTCTTTAAAATATAGTCTGCTTTTAACTCTGGAAGATTTAATAATTTTGATATTTCTTCTAAAGTAGTTTCTTTTTTATGATTACTTGCAAAATCTTTCATTATTAATCTTTCTTCATCTGAAGAGTTTCTATATGTTTTATCTAATTCTTTTTTAAGTAACGTATTATGTTCACTAAAAGTTTTTAAGTTATTTTGTAATTTTTGATTTTCTTGAATTAATTCTTCAGTATTTTTTGTATCTTTTTTGTATTCATCAATTTTATTTAAACTTTCTAATAATAAATGTTCTTTTTCATCAAGAAACTTTCTAAGTTGTGTGATTTCTTTGTCTTTTTCTGAAAATGTTTTACTGAAACTTAATTCTAATTCAAAATATTTTTGTTGAAGTTCTCCAAATTCTTTTTCAGTAAGTACTTTTCCATTACTTATTTTTTTTAATTCATTTTGATGCCATATCCAAGCTTTATGAATAAATTTAGAAATAAATGGTAAAACTAAAACATAAGCAAGTGCAATTAATAAGGGCAATAACAATCCATTGATTGGTATATTTAAGATTGAAATAGAAATATAATCTGTTTTGTATAGGTTATCTATAGCTACAAATTTGTTTTCAGAAGTTAAATCTTTATCAAATAAAATTACAATAAACTTGTAATTACAAATAATCCAATAAAAAATAAAAGAACCAAGCAGTGGACTAGTTGTTCTTTCATAGAGATTTGCTTTGAATGAGTTAATCATGTCTTTCATTAAAAATCCTAAATTAAAATTGTTAGGATAATAGCAAAAAAATTAATAAAAAAGATAAAAGCTAAAACCGAAGAAATCCCAGCCTTTGTCAAAGCCGAGTAGTTTTAAATTTTTTTCGGAAAAAGTCGAGGACTGTTTGAGTAAAAAAGAGTGACAAATTCACTCTTTTTTGCGAGTTCCGCAGACTAGAAAACAAATTTGAAACTAGGAGGGAAGCTTTGCCTTTGACAATATGGCTGTGGCTTTTTGTTTTACTTTTTACCACTAAAAAGTAAAGAAAATATTACAACTTCCAAATATCTTTAAACAAAATATAAACCCTTTTCGTTAAACTATCCTCCTTTTAAATTGGAGAAAATAAAATGTTCACAGAAATAATAAAACCAAGATTTTTAGAAACAGATGCGCTTGGGCATATTAATAACAACACTTACGGTGTGTGGTTTGAAGCTGCACGAGATGAGATATTTCGTATCTTTATGCCAAAGGCAAATGTAAAAGAGTGGAATCTTATCATGGCTCATACTTCTTTTGACTTTTTAAAAGAGGTATTTTGGGGTAAAGAAGTTATCGTAAAAACTGGTGTTACAAAATTAGGTAACTCTTCTATTGAATTATGTCACGCAGTTTATCAAGATGGAAAACTTTGCACAACTGGAAAGTGTATTATTATTCACTATAATTTTATGACAAAAGAGGCAGTAAGAATCCCTGATAATATCAGAACTATACTTGAATCTCATATTTTCTCAATCCCTTGGATGGGAACTTTAGCAGAAGTTGAAGAGTTTGAAAAAAGTAATAAGAGTTAATCTCTTATTACCAATTTCCAAGAATAACTGGCAGAACGGATACAACTAAAAGTATCGCCATGATTAGATTGAACTTTCTTACATGACTTTCATCTTTTATAAATCTTTTTAAAGCAACACCACCTATTGCCCAAGCATTACACGAGATTATTCCAGCTATTAAAAACAAAAAAGCAATGATAATTACTTGAGTTATACTATTCTCTTTTGATGTTACAAATATTGACATAGCAGTCATTGACATAATCCAACCCTTTGGATTTACCCATTGAAAAAGTGCTGCTTGTATAAAAGTAAAAGGTTTGTGTTTCTCTTTTATTTTCAGATGACCTTTGCTAGAACCTATTTTATATGCCATCCAAAATAGATAAAGAAGTCCTACAACTTTTAGTATTTTTAATACTATTGGAAACTTTTCAAATACAATTCCAATTCCTAATCCCACAAGTAAAACCATCAAAGCAAAACCTAAAAATACTCCAAATACATGGGGAATACTTCTTTTATATCCAAAGGTTAAACCAGAAGATAAAAGTAAGACATTATTTGGTCCTGGTGTTATTGTGGCTGTTAATGCAAATGCAGCAATAGAAATCAACATTGTTAGCGTATAAAAATCTTCCATTTTAACTCCTTTTTAATTTTTATGAATTCTATCTTTTAATTTTCTTTTATTCTTTACATATTTTGGTTTAAAAGTTATCTATTATTGTTTAAAAAGTATGCCTAAATATGTTAAACTTATGACTAATAAGGATTATTATGCAAAAAAGAACTACTTATAACAAAAATGTACAAATAGCAAATGATGCAATGTATTATATTTATGAGTACATAGATACAGATATTAATATTGATGAATTAGCTTTAAATTTTGGTATTAGCAAGTTTCATTTGCACAAACTTTTCAAAGAAGTTATGGGGATAAATATCTATGAAACAATAAAATCAATACGGCTTCAAAAAGCTTCAAGTTTACTTCTTACAAATAAGTATTCAACTATTACTCAAATAGCTTCAATGTGTGGGTATAGCTCACAAACTTCATTTATTAGAGCATTTAAAGAAAGATTTAATCAAACACCAAAAGTGTGGAGAAATGGAGGATATGAAGAGTATTCAACTAATATTTTAAGAAATTCTAATATGGCTTATTATGAGAAAAAAGATTTTGAAAACATAGAACCAAAAATTATTAAATCAAAACCTCTAAGAACTTATTACATAAGACAAAGGGGTTATCTAAAAGAAGAAGTTACAAGAGTATGGCAAAAACTTCAAGCTTGGGTTTATACAAACAATATTACAAAATATGAAGAGATTGGTATTTATCATGATAATCCAACTATAACACCTCACAGTGAGTGTTTTTATGTGGCAGGAATTATTCCAAAAGGTGATGTTGATTTATCAAATACAAGTCTTCCTATTTTTGATACTCCTGAGGCTTTATATGCAACTTTTGAGATAAAAGGAGAGACAGGAGATATTCTTAGATTTATCCAATGGGCATATCAAGAGTGGCTTCCAAAGAGTGGGTTTGAAACAACAACAAATCCACCTTATGTAATATTTAAAAAGAATCACTTTTTGAATGAAGATAGAACTTTTGAAGCGACATATTATTTGCCAATACAATATGTCTAAAATTTGTTATAATTTTTAATGATTAAAATTAATAGATTAGACCATTTTGTATTAACAGTAAAAGATATAACGGCTACTGTTGAGTTTTATACACAAATTCTAGGTATGGAAAAAGAAGTTTTTAAAGGTTCAAGAATTGCATTAAAATTTGGAAATGCAAAAATAAATCTTCATGAATTAGGACATGAATTTGAACCAAAAGCTTTTAATGTAAAAGAAGGTAGTGCCGATTTATGTTTTATAATTGATACACCTTTACTTGAAGCAAAAAGTTATATTGAGAGTTTAGGTATTGTTATTGAAGAGGGAATTGTTAGTAGAACTGGAGCTCTTGGAGAAATTGAATCAATTTATCTAAGAGATCCTGATAAAAATTTGATTGAACTATCAAATTATAAAAGCAAGTAAAACTTGCTTTTATTTTAATGTCTCTTCTAAAACTTCTGTAAATCTTTTCCAAGATTTTTTATCTGCATCTTCCCTATAACTTTTTGCTCCAAAAACTGTAAAAGCATGTGGTGCACCACTATAAGTTGTCATTTCATGATTTATTCCTGTTTTTTCTAGCTCAACAGCTAAAGAAGCAAATTCGCTAAATGGTACAACTGTATCTGCACTTCCGTGAAATACTACGATTTTACCTTTTGTATTTTTATAATCTTCACCCTCAGGAGTTGCAAGATTTCCATGAAAAGGAACAAAAGCTTTCATATTAGCTCCACTTCTTGCCATTTCAAGAATTGCACTTCCTCCAAAACAATAACCCATTCCCAGTGTATTTGATACATTTGCACCTAGTTTTTTTGCTTCTTCAAATCCTGTATTTAATCTTTTTCTCATTTCATCTCTATGTGAATAAAGATATTTTGTCTGAGCGATTTTGTCATTAAGTTCTGTTGGTCTTATACCTTTTCCATATAAATCAACTGCAAAAACTGAATAACCTAAATCATTTAACATTTTTGTTCTTTTGATTTCATACTCAGTGATTCCATCCCAATCATGTACCATAAAAATAAGAGGTGCAGTTTTTGAAACAGGACTATAATATCCCTCATACTCTTTTCCATCAATATTGTAAGTAACATTTCCATTTGCAAAAGATATGCTTACAAGTGATAATATTGTTAAAATAAACTTTTTCATAAAATATTTCCTTTTTTAAAATTTAGTTTCATCAAAATAAAACTCATTAACTCCATTAAATCCCTCTAAAAAATATAAAAAGTGAGAAACTTCTTCTATTTGAGTATCATTGATTTTACCTTTCATTGAAGGCATGGTATTAAAGTGCCTAATTACACCCTCAAGACAGATTGTTTTAGCTTTAT from Arcobacter venerupis includes these protein-coding regions:
- a CDS encoding ribonucleoside-diphosphate reductase subunit alpha; its protein translation is MGIMIKKRNGRKEVLDITKIQKMTVEATEDLDGVSQSELELDAQIKFIDGMSSSDIQDALIKTAVEKIDIDVPNWTFVAARLFVFDLYHRVGKATHGIKGEPYCHLRDYLKYGKDAGRLIPSLGEGYDLDELNDYIDPKRDFLFNYLGIKTLYDRYLIKNNKAEPIELPQHMFMAIAMFLAQDEVNKQQCAKEFYDVVSKFEVMLATPTLSNARTNRHQLSSCYIGSSPDNIEGIFDGYKEMALLSKFGGGIGWDWNQIRALGGVIDDHKSAAGGTVPFLKITNDIALAVDQLGTRKGAIAVYLEPWHMDIVDFIDLKKNSGEERRRAHDLFPALWITDLFMERVLEDAHWTLFDPYEVKDLSECYGDEFKVKYIAYENDESITKNVMKAKDLWKKVLTSYFESGSPFLCFKDTANRANPNSHVGHIRSSNLCTEIFQNTNPNYYKIRLEFVDGTVSTYEEEELIVVDGGITKKANKVSALDSINGKRVFIVEKEKIDGDTAVCNLASVNLSRINTKEDIERVVPIAIRMLDNVIDLNFYPLRKVKATNLKSRSIGLGVMGEAEMLAEYKLVWGSNEHFKKIDQIMEAISYNAIKSSSNIAIEKGIYPTFEGSKWSLGIMPHDHAPQAVNALVNKDLFDASYDWDELRAKVKKDGMRNGYLMAVAPTSSISILVGTTQAIEPVYKRKWFEENLSGLIPVVVPKLSPETWNYYTPAFEIDQLQVIKAAAIRQKWIDQGQSTNIFMSLDKASGKHLHEIYTLAWKLGLKSTYYLRSQSPEAKNDVEDRSMECSGCQ
- a CDS encoding ribonucleotide-diphosphate reductase subunit beta, which gives rise to MERKTSYNPDSKESLNDRRVFGGNSDGMINFTKMKYQWALNLWDTMEANTWFPREVQMTGDAKDYKYLTEPEKRMYDLVLSQLIFMDSLQTNNLMDNINPYITAPEINACLARQSYEEANHSKSYAVMVESISDNTDLIYDMWKNDVKLREKNNYIAAVYKDLSGEITDEKIVLALFANQILEGLYFYAGFAAMYALGKSGKMLGSSQMIRFIQRDEVTHLLLFQNMINSVRKERPELFTAQLEETVRGMFRKAVELESAWGSYITQGQILGFTDGIIKQYIQYLADKRLDAVGYKPEYNVKHPIPWVDGYASFNDQRTNFFEGNVVNYSKGSIDFDDF
- a CDS encoding acyl-CoA thioesterase, whose amino-acid sequence is MFTEIIKPRFLETDALGHINNNTYGVWFEAARDEIFRIFMPKANVKEWNLIMAHTSFDFLKEVFWGKEVIVKTGVTKLGNSSIELCHAVYQDGKLCTTGKCIIIHYNFMTKEAVRIPDNIRTILESHIFSIPWMGTLAEVEEFEKSNKS
- a CDS encoding LysE family translocator gives rise to the protein MEDFYTLTMLISIAAFALTATITPGPNNVLLLSSGLTFGYKRSIPHVFGVFLGFALMVLLVGLGIGIVFEKFPIVLKILKVVGLLYLFWMAYKIGSSKGHLKIKEKHKPFTFIQAALFQWVNPKGWIMSMTAMSIFVTSKENSITQVIIIAFLFLIAGIISCNAWAIGGVALKRFIKDESHVRKFNLIMAILLVVSVLPVILGNW
- a CDS encoding AraC family transcriptional regulator; translated protein: MQKRTTYNKNVQIANDAMYYIYEYIDTDINIDELALNFGISKFHLHKLFKEVMGINIYETIKSIRLQKASSLLLTNKYSTITQIASMCGYSSQTSFIRAFKERFNQTPKVWRNGGYEEYSTNILRNSNMAYYEKKDFENIEPKIIKSKPLRTYYIRQRGYLKEEVTRVWQKLQAWVYTNNITKYEEIGIYHDNPTITPHSECFYVAGIIPKGDVDLSNTSLPIFDTPEALYATFEIKGETGDILRFIQWAYQEWLPKSGFETTTNPPYVIFKKNHFLNEDRTFEATYYLPIQYV
- a CDS encoding VOC family protein, translated to MIKINRLDHFVLTVKDITATVEFYTQILGMEKEVFKGSRIALKFGNAKINLHELGHEFEPKAFNVKEGSADLCFIIDTPLLEAKSYIESLGIVIEEGIVSRTGALGEIESIYLRDPDKNLIELSNYKSK
- a CDS encoding dienelactone hydrolase family protein, which codes for MKKFILTILSLVSISFANGNVTYNIDGKEYEGYYSPVSKTAPLIFMVHDWDGITEYEIKRTKMLNDLGYSVFAVDLYGKGIRPTELNDKIAQTKYLYSHRDEMRKRLNTGFEEAKKLGANVSNTLGMGYCFGGSAILEMARSGANMKAFVPFHGNLATPEGEDYKNTKGKIVVFHGSADTVVPFSEFASLAVELEKTGINHEMTTYSGAPHAFTVFGAKSYREDADKKSWKRFTEVLEETLK